A region of the Anolis sagrei isolate rAnoSag1 chromosome 4, rAnoSag1.mat, whole genome shotgun sequence genome:
ATCATACAATCACCAAACGCTTTCCAAATTTTTCTTATCAAATTGTTGGGTTCTTTGGTAACTAATGTTATGAGTTCTTTTTCacaaaatacacaacttaaaaaaatcggggggggggggagatgaaacATAGACTTGTTCTGCAAGGTGTTTGTTAATTTAATCTGCCTCAAAGGCCCTTTTTTGCTTTCATCATCTTCCACTCACTCTGGGTCCCTCCTTGTATGCAGACTAAAGAAACTTTCATATTCAGAGGTGAGAGCAATACTTGTCTGAGTCTGTATAACAAATGTCAAGTAAATTCTGTAATAATTGATGATGACAAGTTATCTCATCTGCATGAAATCTTTGTGTATTCATTAAttacactgaccaacacacattttggtgccataAATGTTAGACCTATTTGTTGGTATATTTGACCCGCTGATACCAAATACGGCACCAGTTTTTCCCCATTGGCTCTAgtgtttgagatacagaacatatgtcatataccagtcttcatcttcTCGCCCATAAAAAagtgataaccatatctaagaaactagagctgatacagtctatccaattcaattttctgaatctgttccccaaataaccctagaaacaggcctaaaaaacaagacaccatgatatagatagatagatggatggatggatggatggatggatagatagatggatagatggatagatttaTAGATGGATGGTGGTTGGGCTGTATTATCTCTTGTCTTGAGATTCGCAACAATGTAGAAGGAAGTAGCCGTGAAACCTCAACGATTAACCTTTATGTATTTGTTACTggtctacccagacagttttaatcacaaattttaaacttgcatcttatgtttaatctttgttctgtgtattttaatatgtatttttttagAAATGAGTTTTAatatgtggcgcagctggctgagtgtcagctgcattaagatcactctgaccaaaaggtcatgagttcgaagccaggccgggctggagtgggtgtccagccattgtgtagcctgttgtcgacctttgcaacccgaaagacagttgcatctgtcaagtaggaaaataaggcaccaccttgtgtgggaggctaaatttaactaatttatgaggccataaagaaaaaagactccggggaatgtggaatgcggaagaacttcattggtgtcgctgatggatgatgaaaagcagcagctcccctggcggccagaaaaaagttaaatagccttggtgtatttgtgtgttaaacgttgtttgtcaaaactggcattgaatgtttgccatatatgtgttgactgtaatccgccctgagtcccctgcggggtgagaagggcggaatataagaactgtaaataaataaataaataaataaataaataaataaataaataaataatattttgtagaatgtttttagatggGTGTGTTTTTTAACAATGTTGTAACCCGCCTCCAGCTAcgaggagaggcaagtaagaaataaaaagattattatcattatcatcatcataagcaAGCATCATCATAAGCAAGCACTTTGCATCTCCAGTTCAAAGAGTTTTTATTTTGATTCTGGGTTATTAAGTGAGACTGGTTTCTTTTTGGGTTACTGATAATGTAAATTAATAACTGCAGTTGGTGATCATGATGAGTGGAAATTACTCATGCTCATTTGTTCTATGCTGGGTAGATTGCAATAAGGTTTAAATTTCAATGCCACATAGAATATTATATACAACTGACTTGAATCCCTGTGCATTGTGGTCTGCCAGAAATATACCTGGACATCCCAAAGTTATTCAGCAATGtgtgtttaaaaaagaaaatccagaAGTAATGTTCTAGCTTTTTAACTAACTTTCTTGGGTGGCAGTTCCTtatagaagtgtgtgtgtgtgtgtgtgtgtgtgtgtgtgtgtgtgagagagagagagagagagagagagagagagagagttgttaTTCATCTAACTAGGTTAAATTACAAGGGACTGGTAAATCGTGAGAAAGAATATAGAATCATGGTCATATATTGTGAATCATATATACCTTAGTTTTTCATCATTTGTTGCTTTTTTCTGCATCTTTAACCAGTTTACTTTTTGTTCCTGCTGGTTCCATTGGCCCTTCCTTGAGCCAATATCTCCCTTCTTTGTTCCTATTTTTTCATACTTTGCTGCTTGGTCATATCCTTCTTTTGGTccacttccctcttcctttcagtTTGTCCTCATAGATAGATTAAATTTTAGCTTATAGCGCATAGTAAGGAGACTTCTTGTTAGATTGAATCGGATCTCCCTCTCATTGTTTATCTGTGTCTCTCTAGCTAATGTAGTCTTGTTCGCTAGAGCCccactgtgtttttttttaatagctAGACCACGGTTGTCTTGTGGTGTTTGCTAAATTCCTGTTACTGTGAGATGGCATAGTTTTATCCTGAAGGTTCCTTTTCTTTGACAGTTTATAATTCAAAATATTCGATCAATTGTTTCAGGCCCAGCATAGAGATACTTTCATTGAGGAACGTTATGGAAAATACAACATTAGTGATCCACTAATGGCTCTTCAGCGGGATTTTGAAGCACTGAAAGAAGAAAATTATGGTGAAAAGCAACCTGTTTGTGCCAACCCCTTATCCATCCTGAAGGTAGTGATGAAACATTGCAAGAACATGCAAGAGAAAATGTTATCCCAACTAGCTGCTGCGGAGAGCAGGcacagaaaggtgggatacaaaatcCTTTGAACTCTGATCAGACTAATAAAATTGTCTCTTTCTAGAAGGTAATATTGTAAAACAGAGTAGCATTTGCTGAACAAAGTCCTTCAAACATTAATTTTACTAATAAAAATGATGTTACATTGTCCAGCCTATTTCacttaataaaatgtattttccttttttaaaaaaagcaaagaaaaatgcaGTGTTGTTGGAAATGTATAGCTGTCATAAGTTCTCAGACAAGATAATCTTGTTACCTCATCTTTTTGCTATTTCTCTGGAAGTCTTACAGGGTAACAATCACCGTTTTAGCAGCATGAATTTGTTTTGGAGCTGAAAAGGCTCCAAATTCAatctcagaaaataaaataacctcAGTAGGCTTTCGCTGGAATTATTAACCTAAGGGAGAAATTACTTTTGCTGAATTGCATTTTATTATACTGTCTGAAGTATTGAAGAAATATTACTACAATATCTTTTATGCCAGTTCTAAGTATGTTAGCTTAGAAGTAAATCTCGATGATTTTGTGAATGTGTTCTCTTGGAAATTCAGCCAAAGCTATGTTGGTCTGGAAGCTGAAGGCTTTTGTTTTTTGATATAGGATCTTCAGTTTCTGAAATATTTGGTAAATCCAAACTACCTAATCCTTTCATAAGCCCATTTAATATATAATCGTGTGACAAAAACACTCAGTTTTTCTAACTGCACTAGCTTAATTTCCTGTAGATACCAGAATCTGAATTTACTAGATATTttgatataatgcagttaaaataTTGATCATAAATCTACAGAGAACAATTGGCAATAGTGGAATACTACAATATATGCTAATACAGTCCCCTCCATAGAACATACAGCAGAGGCTTTTTGATGTGCAGTAACTGGACAGAATATCATTTATTCCTGTAATTCaacataaaatatgaaataacttCTTGGCTGGGTCCCCAGAACAAGGCAAAAGTGCTAATTTTATTCTCAAGTGGGTAAATAAGTTTCTTTTCTTAAGTTTTACAGTCCAGCTAAAATCAAAATTTTGAGAATGACATAGCAAACTCTGGGCTGAGTTTCTGCTggcaaaagaataaaatgtaataagcataggaagacacaatcatcCTTTCTCACTGCAGCCCCCATTTACACCTAAATATAGTGTAGCGGGCAGGTCGAGAAATCTAGAACTAGTGTTCAGAGATACAGATACAAAGGGGAAAAGAAATTCAATACACTACTCATTGATGAAAACTAGTAGCTTGCATCCGCTCAATTGCACAAGTGATAGTATATGCATACACTAGCAGATCATGTTGTGAGGTGCAATATACTGTGCAtgccagtttattttatttatttatttacaacatttttaccacactcttctcacccccgcagggggactcaaagcggctaacaatggcaacgattcgatgccgcaataattacaattataataacaagataaagacatacaatacaataaattaaaacaacattagttaaaCAATCATAAAACCTTTTCCATTACAACAATCATATGGTCAGTTGTTTCTGTATTCCTTTTTGGAtaagtttgtgtatatgtactgattaaaaaaaaaaagaaaaaacaaagatgTTGCCTCACAGTTGCACAGGAGAAAACTATGTTGAATTCCGTCTGCTTGTTCATGGGGTAGTGAGGTGGACAACCTCCAAGAATTTGGAGGAGGGGGTAATGTCACACTTTATGTGATCCTGGAAGACCCCACACACAAATCTATTTTCATCATCACTAGCACACCCAGACTCTAGGATCTAGTTCATTCCAAAATCATTGGAAAGAGTTTCTATTGGCTACTTCATTTGTTTCAGCACCTCGTCTATATCAGGTGTTGcatgctgtatttcagaagaagaagcTGTCTAAACCACCTCTTTCACAAGCTTAATGAAGATACACATTTGTAAATAATTGAACAGTGGACATGCTATCCTGGGGAGGATAGAATATTTCAGTAAGCAAAGAAAAAGGAGTTCATATGCCATGTTTGAGAGTTCTTACATTCTTGCTTAAGGAAAAAAGAGGCCTTCACATCTGAATGTACCAGTAATTGTTACTCCTAAGTAATCTTGATTGATGGTGCCCTTTTCTGATTGAAAGGTAATTTTGGATCTTGAAGAAGAGAGACAGCGACATGCCCAAGATACTGCTGAGGGAGATGATGTCACATACATgctggaaaaggagagagagagactcacaCAACAGGTTGGCTTTCTCACTACTTAATTAGATATCAATagaaattattaattattgtttGGAAGCCTTCTGTGGGTGGCTACTTTTGGTATCTTTATCTTGAGAGTTTACTCATCCTGTGAACAAGGAACTAGATTTGCTCCAgtatttttcaattcatttcaaagAAGATCTTGTTCTGTATTCAAAGTGCAAAGTGACTTGGTGTAAGAACATTTGGGAATATAAAATGGCATTTATGAAAGATCATGGTTATACCATATGGGTTTGTTTGTTGTATATATTCTTCCTGTCCATGTACCAGTGTACATGGCAAGGAACCTGagagttttaaaaaagcaatacatCCACATTATGTTCACTTTATAGTTATTACCTGTACTTAACCAGGCAGGTTACAGCCATCAAACTACACTGCTGCTATCAACTGCATTGGTAACAGACGCACTTGGTTACCAGTTTGTTTCCTGGCACCATTTTTAATGTTGGTTATAACCTTTAAAGTTTTGTATGGCTCATGTCCAAGCACTGGAAAATCATATATACCTGTACGAGCCTGGGGCTTGCACTCATCAAAAGAATCCCTTTTCTCAGCCCCAAAACTACCACAAGTCTGGTTGGTGGGGATGTGAGATAGATGCCCTtaaactctggaattcccttctaaGGAAGGCCAGAATGACTTTCATTGCTGCCTTAGGGTTGTCtggcaaaaaatattttttatctcAATAGGACTTTAAAGTAGTAAGTTTTGAAATAACATTGCCAAGTtaaatttttataatattttaattgcattttatccTTTTAAGTGTTGGTTGGGATTGTTTCAGTACTCTGAATGTTTAAAtgatattttttgtatatttgtagttgccttgtttttttgtttgtttgttttttaaagtaagATGCCTCAAGTTataattttgggagaaaggcagaatatcaataataacaacagcaactgataattttgctttattttatatatgttatGGTGGTTCATAAATGCATTGATCCACACATCCATTCTCTATTAATTTGGAGCGTTTTCTGGTTTTGTGTGGTATGTGTTAAACAAGTTGGCTTTTTTTTTCAAGCTCCTTTGATTTGTTTTCTAGCTGGAATTTGAGAAGTCCCAGGTGAAGAAGGTTGAGAGAGAGCAGAAAAAGCTATCCAGTCAGTTGGAAGAGGAACGTGCCCACCACAAGCAACTGTCTTCCATGCTTGTGTTGGAGTGTAAGAAAGCCACAGCCAAGGCTGCagaggaaggacaaaaggtcgGAGAACTAAACATGAagctggagaaggaaagaagcaaagtgAACCAGTTGGAGGAAGAGCTGGCAGCCAAGAAGAAGAGGGGCTTGCAGATGGAGGCGCAAGTAGAGAAGCAATTGTCTGAGTTTGATATTGAACGAGAGCAGCTGAAGGCCAAGTTAAACCGCGAAGAGAATCGCACAAAAGCCCTGAAGGAGGAAGTCGAAAACCTGAAGAAAACACTAAAAGAATTAGAGGCTTCTTACAAAGTTGCCAACAACAAGGTTGAGCTCACACAACCCAATGTCTCAGTGGTGTCAATCGCAGCTGGCACAGAGGACTGTGGTGGTAGGTCAGTAGCTTGCCAGACAGAAAGTTCCCTGGCTGAGAACACCAGCCAGGGCAGTACTGTTAGACTGGCACACATGTTGGCAGCCAACTGTGTCACAGctccccatccttatgccaaggTCAATGGGCACTGTGATGCTGATATACAAGCAGATGTAGAGGCAGCTCAGCCTAAAATGGAAAACCTGCAGAAGAGTAAGCCCCCTGGATCAACTCCTGAGAATACCACAGAAAACAGTGGCTCCCCTATAAGAACAGAGTCGCTTTCCCCTTCAATTCCACCATTTCCTTCCAGTGGGATATCGTTATCACCAAGCAACACAGCTTCGTCATCTCTGACATCCTCCCCATGCTCCTCCCCAGTCATGACAAAGCGGTTGGTTGGAGCGTCAGCCAGCAGTCCCAGCTACCAGTCTTCCTATCAGGTGGGAATCAATCAGCGTTTCCATGCTGCGCGACACAAATTCCAATCCCAAGCTGATCAAGAGCACCAGTCAAGTGGCCTCCAGAGTCCTCCATCCAGAGACCTGTCCCCCACTCTGGTTGATAATTCAGCTGCAAAGCAACATGCCCGCAATACAGTCACTCAGGTTCTCTCCAGGTTCACCAGCCAGCAGGGTTCTATTAAGCCAGTCTCTCCTAATAGCTCACCCTTTGGCACAGACTATCGAAACCTGGCCAATGCAATGAGTCCCAAAAGTGAATCTAGCCCAGGCAAAATCTCCAGCCCCTTAAGCCCGTTGTCTCCTGGAATTAAATCGCCGACCATACCCAGAGCTGAAAGAGGGAATCCTCCACCAATTCCTCCAAAGAAACCTGGTCTGGCTCCTTCTCCAGTCATTCCCACCCCACCAACCAAAACCTCCCAAGCTACTTCTCTGGGCTCTCCTGTTGATTTGGCAAGTAGCTGCTCCAGCAATGCTGTTGTAACCAATGGGAAAGAAATAGAGATCTTACTGCCAACGAATAGCTAGTATCCAGAGTCACATTCCAAGTGTTTACCATTCTTGGAGCTGAAGCACTGTTTTATCCACTCCATGTTATTTATTTGGTTAGTAGTATTTAGTGtacttttcttttgtttcctccccccccccccccccatgattatTAATATGACTTGTATATTCTAGAGCCTCTTGGTGTCACATAGCAGCAGACATACCAAGTAAAAAGAAGCAGTTGATTTCCTACACTGGTAGCTGACCAGTGGACTATGACAACAAAAAACAGTCATTTTAAAATTATGCAGAAAAACATGCCATGCAAATTTCCATTCCAGACAAACATTTTCTAAGAAGTGCCTGAGCTAAAGCCTGCAGATATGAATGTGATCCTCTGCAAGCCAGAAGGGATTGTCCAGCTGCAGAAAGCAGTTTTTCTGAGTCATGAATGTTGAAATCAATACTGTTGTTCCTTTCCAGTAGTTTTGTTAACAATATGCTACAGAAAGGAAATGTTCCAAAGGTGATCAGTCAGTTGTTTCCCTGCTATGAACAAAATGAGTTAATGTAGCTGCATTGTCAGGTGCACTTTGGCCCCCATTGCCAAGCTTTATGCAGCCCATACTTTCCTGAGATAtaacctttaaaaaaactttggaagctttaaacaatCAGGGTGTCATTTTTTTCAGTAAGTATCCATTCTTTGAATATATTCTTTCAGTTTAGGTAAAATAGGTAAGCTGAAGTGCTGAAAAAGTGGGTTGGGTTTTTAATATGCCTCATGCATTCTACTGTTGTATTTAGAACTTCTGAGAGCAGGATCTTTGCTGTTAGTTGACAAAGATCTTAATATTACTTGAACTTATAAATGTTATTCAATTCGATACAGGTCTTTGCATTAGAAATATTGGATCGACTCTGGATGATCCAAAGCAATAACATAAGTGTTGCTCGATATACAACTACACTGTATGTCAAGCTGACATAGGTTTTGATGATTAGGTTGGATGTTTGTAGAAGACAGCTGTCCTCCTGGCAGCATTGTGGAAACCAAATTGTTGAGTTTTTGCCATAGAGAGgttcatatatgtatgtgtgtgtataaagagAAAGGGGCATGCATGTTATGCACCCAGTCCGTTGAGTCTTAGTGTGGTTATATTATTGAGGGTCTCCAGATTTTGTGAAGAAATTGAGAAAATGACACTTATAAAGCTGCTTCTTCGGCTTTATCCACTTTATTTTTGAAAATCTTTGTCCAAGGAAAGAGAAGATCGCTAGGCCAATAAAAAGGCGAAAGCATTTCCTTCCTAATAGACTTCCATTCTCTACATCTGGCCCTCTCTGTGAACCAACAGTTCTGTAACCTGTTCATGTCAGAAATTTATGCTATAGGCTGCTTTACTCTAAGATACTACAAAAGGGTGTGCTCAAGGTCAGGAATATGTTGATTGTCTGCCAACTGACTTTGAGTAAAAGTGTATGTCAGTATCTACAGAAACAGATGCTTCCACTGTCATATTCTGTATTTCCTGGACCAGAAGATCTGAAATCATGCTGAGATACCGGATTAGATTGGGGAACATGTCAGCCTCTGGATAATGTTGGACACTAGTTTCTGTCAACCCCAGTTATCATGGCTCCTGCTGGGAATTGCAATGCAGCATCATCTGGAGAACAACATGTTTCCATTCCTACACTAGACCAAAGCTATTGAATACTTCTTGCAAAAAATGTGCTGTATATGGGATAGCTAGTAGTCTCCGTTTCCTAATGTTTTTATAGAAATGCTAGACAAGTATTTGAGCAAATGGCTAATATTTCTGTGACTGCTATTTTCAAACACACAGATATGTATTTGTTCAGTATACTGTGTTTCCCTTTGGCCTTTATATTAACAATACTTGATCATTACTTATAGGAAGATAGGAAACAACTGCAATAAGCACATAAACCATTTAGTTGTGAAGTACAGGTTTTTCAGAAAGGGTTGCACAACTAAAAAATAATTGAATGATTTCTTGTCAGTTTTGCTCCTAATCTTAAAGGGAAAGTATTGTAGCAGCTCTTTAAAAGTATTCCCTTGGTGTTTACACTAATTTGTATCCTTTATGATATAACTCTATAGAGATTTATATACAATTATGAATTTTAATAGGAAATGCACTGAGTACTGTATTCTTCAATGGATTGTAggaaaaaaagaatgcaaaaggAGATGTGTATTTTTGCTAGTAGTCTATCTTCTGAGATTAAAGTAAGCACAACGTCACAAGTGGTTCCAGCTAATTCAGTGAGACTTCTAGGGTTAGTATTTAAGTTTTCTGTAGACTTATGTATATAGGAATAAAATGTTTAATCTTCTTTTGATCATGTATTGCTAGAAAGGTTTGCCACTGGCTTAACAGGATTTTAATGAAGTTCAAACTGCATAATCTAGTATTAATTTTCATTaacatttgtatatttgtaaagTCAAATGTATGGAACAGAAgtcttttttatcatttttatagcTGGCAGCATTAAACATGTTAAACATTCATACTATCAATAAAGGTTTTATTTTTATGATTTGAATCCTGTGTAAGAATCTGTTTAAAATGTAGGTTGGACTGCTTTCATGCCTAAAGATTTTAATGGACTAACATGGAACATTTAATAGCAACATGTAGACATGCCACTAGCTTTTATTGGTCTCATCAAAAGGAGAATCATTCAACTCTCCAGATGTTGATGAATGACTTTTCACAGAATCCCTTTTAATTGGCCCTTATTATTGGCTGATGGGAATTAGAGTCCATCAGAAGTTCTCTAGATGTAGTCAacggcagaaaaaatgaaatacaaagataccgaatgggggacgcctggcttgacagcagtacgtgttaaaaagatcttggagtcctcatggagaaCAAGTTAAAGCACGAGCCAAAAATGTCATAAGGTGGCCCAaaaaggattttggcctgcataattaGAAGTatattgtctagatccagggaagtcatgctatccctctattctgccttggtcagaccacatctggaatactgtgtccaattctgagcaccacaattgaagggagatgttgacatgtgtccagagaagagcaactaaaatgatcaagggtctggaaaacaagccctatgagaagcagcttaaagagctgggcatgtttagcctgcagaagagaaagctgagaggagacatgatggccatgtataaatatgtgatggaaAATCataggagtgagcaagcttgttttctgctgccctgcagactaggacatagaacaatggcttcaaacttcaggaaaggagattccacctgaatattaggaagaacttcctaactgagagctgttcagcaggggaactctgccccagagtgtggtggaggctcctcctttggagacttttaaaacaggcatcagttggggatgctttgaatgcaattttcctgtttggcagggggttggactggatggcccatgaggtttcttccaactctatgattctataggcaaatgctcaaaccattgataatattaatataaatagcaAAGCTATTAATACTTTGGAACAATTCTGTGAATATTTGCCCAGCTCTGTTTCGGTTCTCGAAAGCTTAACAGTCCATTCATAAGAATTCACTAAGGTGGAGTATATCTGCATCAATGCCACTCTAATCACATAGCATAATATGGTGATTGTATCTTGATTACTGTCTTCCAACAACCTTTAAACGCACAGCTACATCCTTTCATTTCTGCTGCATTTTGTAGTGTATTATCTATAGCAATCTAGGATAGTGAACTCGATCGCTGCTTGAATTATTCTTTGACTTTAAAAATGAACTTGTTTATTTGCTAGTAAGGAGTGTTCATTGGGTGTTTCTTGAAGTTGGTGTAGTTTGACTGCTACTTGGGTGTATCTTTAAGCAGCAACTGAGTTTATAAGCAAGTTTACTGCTTTGGGTGCCAGGATGTGGCTTGGAATACTTGGCCAACTTGTGCAGCAACCAGTTTCTTGGGATGAAGACAGATTTACCTTGCTGCAAAGCCCTCACCCCAGTCTGGAATGTTGCTGCACATACTTTACAACATCAAAAAGCTTCATAAGTTTCCACCCATCTCTAACATGTTGCAAGTAGCGAACATATTAATCTCAACTGTGGCAATCTACTTAACCCAGCCCTTTCTAAGGCTGCAATTATTGGGAGCCAACAGCAGCCTTGTAAATAGATTTTAGCAGTTTCATTGCTTTCAAAAGTTTTCTTTCATGGAGAACATACaatggttgtttttgttttgctttgttttgggcCACTGGTAACAGCTTGGATGGACAGAGGATAGTGAAGCAAAGTTAGTATAAAGCCATCTTTGTTTCTCACAAAAGAAGATCAATGCCCCACAGCTATATGAGATAACTGGAGAATATGATACAGATTTCTTTTTCTTAGGAAACAGCAGCTTTCTGCCTCTTAAGAAAAACATTAATTGCAATATGATCCTGCTGTACTAGCCACATGAATAGATgcctagtttttaaaaaacttcctaTATCTTATGTTTGTTTCTCCAGGTTAATTTGGCTTCCTGAAACAGGAAAGCTGGTGGTAGCATATCTGGATGAGAGGGCTGTTTCATATgaggttccttccttcctcccagttGCATTTATTCTAGGATCAGTTCACAGATAGTACTCAGTTCCACTTAGATAATGTCTCTGTCCCTTTAACAACTTCTAGTCCAAGTGTATCCTAAAATAACTCTTTTCTGCCACCTT
Encoded here:
- the CTTNBP2NL gene encoding CTTNBP2 N-terminal-like protein, with the translated sequence MNLEKLSKPELLTLFSILEGELEARDLVIEALKAQHRDTFIEERYGKYNISDPLMALQRDFEALKEENYGEKQPVCANPLSILKVVMKHCKNMQEKMLSQLAAAESRHRKVILDLEEERQRHAQDTAEGDDVTYMLEKERERLTQQLEFEKSQVKKVEREQKKLSSQLEEERAHHKQLSSMLVLECKKATAKAAEEGQKVGELNMKLEKERSKVNQLEEELAAKKKRGLQMEAQVEKQLSEFDIEREQLKAKLNREENRTKALKEEVENLKKTLKELEASYKVANNKVELTQPNVSVVSIAAGTEDCGGRSVACQTESSLAENTSQGSTVRLAHMLAANCVTAPHPYAKVNGHCDADIQADVEAAQPKMENLQKSKPPGSTPENTTENSGSPIRTESLSPSIPPFPSSGISLSPSNTASSSLTSSPCSSPVMTKRLVGASASSPSYQSSYQVGINQRFHAARHKFQSQADQEHQSSGLQSPPSRDLSPTLVDNSAAKQHARNTVTQVLSRFTSQQGSIKPVSPNSSPFGTDYRNLANAMSPKSESSPGKISSPLSPLSPGIKSPTIPRAERGNPPPIPPKKPGLAPSPVIPTPPTKTSQATSLGSPVDLASSCSSNAVVTNGKEIEILLPTNS